In Nitrospira sp., the following are encoded in one genomic region:
- the fliF gene encoding flagellar basal-body MS-ring/collar protein FliF, translated as MFSKFSINQRMIILIALAGSVAGLIALALWTQQPDMQVLFTNLSSEDAAAIIDKLKETKVPYETTGGGSTVLVPSAQVHDLRLQLASQGLPHGGGVGFEIFDRTSIGMSEFVQKLNYRRALQGELARTIAQLPEVERARVHLAIPERRLFAHEQEKARASVILSLRNGQQLTQSQVQGVIHLVSSSVEGLQAREVTVVDGHGRMLSTTLTDETSGLTNAQLDYQRSVEKDVETRIQSMVERIVGVNKAVVRVSSRVDFRKVETTEERYDPNSQVVRSEQRGQEKANGTNGVGGGVPGVQSNVPPGTDQEPAQTSSSNSHTKNETVNYEISRTVSKIVEPVGVIKQLSVAVLVDGIYEAAKISDGQSTDAPAAARKYTPRSEEDLKRIEEIVKKAMGFSSERQDQVQVVNVQFGAEPDEVQSTTSEAMAEGSKSWLPYLRYAVGILLFAVILLFVVRPLLTMLGSTTAQTQAEASTASLPGAVGTAEASLAGGPDRAQIIDMARKNPDTTAVVVKQWLKNPT; from the coding sequence ATGTTCTCCAAGTTCTCCATTAATCAGCGGATGATCATCCTCATCGCTCTGGCGGGATCGGTGGCTGGTCTCATCGCGCTGGCGCTATGGACGCAGCAACCAGACATGCAGGTGTTGTTCACGAATCTCAGCAGCGAAGACGCGGCCGCCATCATCGATAAGCTGAAGGAGACGAAGGTGCCGTACGAAACAACGGGCGGTGGATCGACGGTGTTGGTTCCGAGCGCTCAGGTCCATGACCTACGACTGCAACTGGCGAGCCAAGGGCTTCCCCACGGAGGAGGAGTCGGGTTTGAGATTTTTGATCGGACGTCGATTGGCATGTCCGAATTCGTCCAGAAGCTCAACTATCGGCGCGCGTTACAGGGCGAGTTGGCCAGAACGATCGCACAGCTGCCGGAAGTCGAACGGGCGCGTGTTCATCTGGCGATTCCGGAACGGCGGCTTTTCGCCCACGAGCAGGAAAAAGCCCGCGCGTCCGTGATCCTGTCCCTGCGCAACGGACAACAGTTGACTCAGTCGCAGGTGCAAGGGGTCATCCATCTGGTGTCCAGCAGTGTGGAGGGTCTACAGGCCCGCGAGGTGACCGTGGTGGATGGGCACGGCCGTATGTTGTCGACGACCCTGACGGACGAAACCTCCGGGTTGACCAATGCACAGCTCGACTATCAGCGCAGCGTCGAAAAGGACGTGGAAACGCGTATCCAATCGATGGTGGAGCGGATCGTGGGCGTCAACAAGGCCGTGGTGCGCGTGTCCAGCCGGGTGGATTTTCGAAAGGTCGAGACGACGGAGGAACGGTACGATCCGAACAGCCAGGTGGTGAGGAGCGAACAGCGAGGGCAGGAAAAGGCCAACGGCACCAACGGCGTCGGCGGCGGCGTGCCGGGTGTGCAGTCGAACGTGCCGCCGGGAACGGATCAGGAGCCGGCGCAAACCAGCTCAAGCAACAGTCACACGAAAAATGAAACGGTCAACTACGAGATCAGTCGAACCGTTTCAAAAATCGTCGAGCCGGTGGGCGTCATTAAACAATTGTCCGTGGCCGTGCTGGTCGATGGGATATATGAAGCAGCCAAAATCAGTGATGGACAGTCGACGGATGCGCCGGCTGCCGCGCGCAAATACACCCCACGTTCGGAAGAAGATTTGAAAAGGATCGAGGAGATCGTCAAGAAAGCGATGGGCTTTTCGTCCGAGCGGCAAGATCAGGTTCAAGTCGTCAACGTTCAATTCGGAGCGGAACCGGACGAGGTGCAGAGTACGACGTCAGAAGCCATGGCGGAAGGCTCCAAGTCATGGTTGCCCTATCTCCGCTATGCGGTCGGAATCCTTCTGTTTGCAGTGATTCTCTTGTTCGTTGTCCGCCCGTTGTTGACGATGTTGGGTTCGACGACGGCGCAGACGCAGGCCGAAGCCTCGACCGCTTCGCTGCCCGGCGCGGTCGGGACGGCGGAGGCCTCATTGGCCGGCGGACCTGACCGGGCGCAGATCATCGACATGGCGAGAAAGAATCCGGACACGACCGCCGTGGTTGTGAAGCAATGGCTGAAAAACCCCACCTAG
- the fliG gene encoding flagellar motor switch protein FliG, protein MPKNLTGEQKAAILLRAIGEEAAAQVMKQLDPKEIKRLGSFMSGTAHISRDEEDAVISDFRTASASGEVQFQGKEFIKIVLIKALGPEKAARIIESMTRKSYPGLEALKWVDVKTLVQMLKVEHAQTAAVILAHLESDQAGKVLAGLPESMRGDVALRLATMEEVQPDILEELSQSMQETLLGSKGAGSQSIGGPEVMADILTRMDKANEGGIMVKIAEKSQPLADAIRALMFVFDDLVKVDDRGLQELMKEISKDDLPLALRGANPEVKEKFFKNMSSRAADMLKEDMEAKGPVRVSDIEKAQQNILKVCRKLEEEGRIVIAGAGEEML, encoded by the coding sequence ATGCCGAAGAACCTGACGGGTGAGCAGAAGGCGGCCATCCTTCTTCGTGCCATCGGAGAAGAAGCGGCCGCCCAGGTCATGAAACAACTTGACCCCAAAGAAATCAAGCGGCTGGGAAGTTTTATGAGCGGCACGGCCCACATTTCACGAGATGAGGAAGATGCGGTCATCTCGGATTTTCGGACCGCCAGTGCGTCCGGTGAGGTTCAGTTTCAGGGAAAAGAGTTCATCAAGATCGTCCTCATTAAGGCGTTGGGTCCGGAAAAGGCGGCGCGGATCATCGAATCGATGACCCGAAAAAGTTATCCGGGGCTGGAGGCGCTGAAATGGGTCGATGTGAAAACGCTTGTCCAAATGCTGAAGGTCGAGCATGCGCAAACGGCGGCGGTCATTCTCGCGCATCTTGAAAGTGATCAAGCAGGGAAAGTGCTCGCAGGGCTTCCGGAATCGATGCGCGGAGACGTGGCGCTTCGGCTTGCCACCATGGAGGAGGTGCAGCCTGACATCCTGGAAGAACTGAGCCAAAGCATGCAGGAGACGTTGCTGGGGAGTAAGGGCGCTGGTTCACAGAGCATCGGCGGGCCTGAGGTGATGGCCGATATTCTCACAAGGATGGATAAGGCCAACGAGGGCGGCATTATGGTCAAGATTGCGGAGAAGAGCCAGCCGTTGGCGGACGCGATCCGGGCGCTCATGTTCGTTTTCGACGACCTGGTGAAGGTCGATGATCGCGGCCTACAGGAATTGATGAAAGAAATCAGCAAGGACGACCTTCCATTGGCTCTCCGCGGCGCCAATCCGGAGGTGAAGGAGAAATTCTTCAAGAACATGTCGAGTCGTGCGGCGGACATGTTGAAAGAAGATATGGAGGCCAAGGGGCCGGTCAGGGTGTCCGATATCGAGAAAGCCCAACAGAATATCCTGAAAGTCTGCCGAAAACTCGAGGAAGAAGGTCGTATCGTCATCGCAGGCGCCGGAGAGGAGATGCTGTAG
- a CDS encoding response regulator: MTIPTSAVPDRRAPRRQGTVLVVDDDEGIRSLFLDLFRPEGVPIRVVGSGQEALLMVKQMVPALLIIDVLLPGQDGIAVLEQAQLIDSRMMGIVMTGAASVELAIRAMRAGAVDFLMKPFHQDAVLATVRRALELHRLRNESTVLKHAAVRSGGVRLQSVPFQTFGDDGAPRRDDDQMEYERGLTEGRRHSEAQRQQDLAVVIEAVRKFDAARSALRETVEEEIIALAIQVASKVLHESAESCREQIVTQVKTALSAVQEADGVVIQVHPADATILEEVRAELTGGQNVAVKLTIEPVASLQRGSCLLHSATRLVDASLDTQLFRLGDALRNRVHHES; this comes from the coding sequence ATGACCATCCCAACGTCGGCTGTTCCTGATAGACGCGCTCCGCGACGTCAGGGAACGGTTTTGGTCGTTGATGATGACGAGGGGATTCGGAGTTTGTTCCTCGATCTGTTTCGGCCGGAAGGCGTCCCAATTCGGGTCGTGGGTTCGGGACAAGAGGCGCTCTTGATGGTGAAGCAGATGGTTCCCGCCCTGCTGATTATCGATGTCTTACTCCCGGGCCAAGATGGAATTGCAGTTCTGGAACAGGCACAGCTGATCGACAGTCGCATGATGGGGATCGTGATGACCGGGGCAGCCTCGGTCGAACTGGCGATCCGGGCGATGCGGGCCGGCGCCGTCGATTTCTTGATGAAACCGTTTCACCAAGACGCTGTGCTGGCTACTGTGCGCCGTGCGCTGGAACTCCATCGGCTGCGCAACGAGAGTACGGTGTTGAAGCATGCCGCCGTCCGGTCCGGCGGGGTACGGCTGCAGAGCGTACCATTCCAGACATTCGGGGATGACGGCGCGCCCCGAAGGGATGACGATCAGATGGAATATGAGCGTGGGCTGACAGAGGGCCGGCGACATTCCGAAGCGCAGCGTCAGCAAGATCTCGCTGTCGTGATCGAGGCCGTCAGAAAGTTTGACGCTGCTCGATCCGCGCTTCGAGAGACGGTCGAGGAGGAAATCATCGCGCTCGCGATTCAGGTTGCGTCCAAAGTACTTCATGAGTCGGCCGAGTCCTGTCGCGAGCAGATCGTGACGCAGGTCAAGACGGCACTAAGCGCTGTGCAAGAGGCGGATGGCGTGGTGATACAAGTGCATCCGGCAGACGCGACCATACTTGAGGAGGTTCGGGCGGAGCTGACAGGAGGGCAGAATGTTGCAGTGAAGCTTACCATCGAGCCGGTGGCTTCCCTCCAACGAGGCAGCTGTCTTTTGCACAGCGCAACGCGATTGGTTGATGCCTCCCTTGATACGCAGTTGTTCCGTTTGGGCGATGCCTTGAGGAACAGGGTTCATCATGAGTCTTAG
- a CDS encoding FliI/YscN family ATPase: MSLSKRIECVDPIEVSGRVAQAVGIVVEGYGPMTTVGELCRITREVAGGPIPAEVVGFRGDRVLLMPLGDMQGIGPGSRITMSGQVADLAVGPGLLGRVLDGCGNPMDGKGALIAAERYPLYAAAPNPLQRPRLCAPLDLGVRAINGFLTCGRGQKMGIFSGSGVGKSVLLGMISRYTKADVNVIALIGERGREVNEFLERDLGAEVLGRSVVVVATSDQAPLIRLRAALVATTIAEYFRDVGKQVLLLMDSLTRLAYSQREVGLAIGEPPTTKGYTPSVFTLLPKLLERVGTGPGPGTITGLYTVLVDGDDLTDPIADAARSILDGHIVLSRTLAGRNHFPAIDLLQSTSRVMRDLVGRTHYDAARTVLELVARYRESEDLVLLGAYKPGMNAALDRAVQAQNAINGYLRQDIDQPAGLPSSVQQLETLAKEAA; this comes from the coding sequence ATGAGTCTTAGTAAACGGATCGAGTGCGTCGACCCCATCGAAGTGTCCGGAAGAGTGGCTCAAGCGGTTGGGATCGTCGTGGAAGGGTATGGGCCCATGACGACTGTCGGAGAGCTTTGCCGAATCACGAGGGAGGTGGCTGGAGGGCCGATTCCTGCCGAAGTGGTGGGATTTCGCGGAGACCGTGTCCTCCTCATGCCGCTGGGCGACATGCAAGGGATCGGGCCGGGAAGTCGAATTACCATGTCCGGACAAGTGGCCGATCTCGCCGTCGGACCGGGCTTGTTGGGGAGAGTGCTGGACGGCTGTGGAAATCCGATGGATGGGAAAGGGGCGCTGATAGCCGCTGAGCGCTACCCCCTGTATGCAGCGGCACCGAACCCGTTACAACGACCTCGTCTATGCGCTCCGCTTGATCTGGGAGTCCGTGCGATCAATGGATTTCTGACCTGTGGTCGTGGCCAGAAGATGGGCATCTTTTCCGGTTCCGGGGTCGGGAAAAGTGTGCTGCTGGGGATGATCAGCCGGTACACGAAAGCGGATGTCAATGTCATCGCCCTCATCGGAGAGCGGGGCCGTGAGGTCAACGAATTTCTTGAGCGCGACCTGGGTGCCGAGGTCCTCGGACGTTCAGTGGTGGTGGTGGCGACCTCCGATCAAGCGCCGCTCATACGGTTGCGAGCGGCGTTGGTGGCGACGACCATTGCGGAATACTTCCGTGATGTGGGGAAACAGGTCTTGTTGCTGATGGATTCACTGACCCGACTTGCCTATAGTCAGAGGGAGGTTGGTTTGGCGATCGGGGAACCTCCGACGACCAAGGGCTATACCCCCTCTGTATTTACTCTCTTGCCGAAACTCTTGGAACGGGTCGGGACCGGACCAGGTCCAGGAACCATTACCGGACTCTATACAGTGCTCGTCGATGGTGATGACCTCACCGATCCCATCGCCGATGCCGCTCGCTCGATCTTGGACGGCCATATTGTCTTGTCGCGCACATTGGCCGGGCGCAATCACTTCCCTGCGATCGATCTCCTCCAGAGTACCAGTCGTGTGATGCGGGATCTCGTCGGACGGACCCACTACGATGCCGCCAGGACAGTCCTCGAATTGGTGGCGAGGTACCGCGAATCTGAAGACCTGGTTTTGCTGGGAGCCTACAAGCCGGGGATGAACGCCGCGCTCGACCGTGCGGTACAAGCACAGAACGCGATCAATGGTTATTTGCGGCAGGACATCGACCAACCGGCCGGCCTGCCTTCATCGGTGCAGCAACTTGAGACGCTGGCGAAAGAGGCAGCATGA
- a CDS encoding flagellar FliJ family protein: MSLESLRKLRARTVERLMLELAQVTRTLAQSEERCRDIEAQIQKDVVIYDRQSAQGLTIEAWLEWQGRLDSQQATLRRVRCKIDQAVEAWQQTKALLVEASQERRLLDAVADKRREVQRAEAERQEQRTTDEGASRRYSVLKASNS; encoded by the coding sequence ATGAGCCTCGAGTCCTTGCGGAAGCTGCGTGCTCGGACCGTCGAGCGTCTGATGTTGGAATTGGCGCAGGTCACCCGCACCCTGGCCCAAAGCGAGGAACGGTGTCGTGACATCGAAGCCCAGATTCAGAAGGATGTCGTCATCTATGACCGGCAATCAGCGCAAGGGCTGACGATCGAAGCCTGGCTGGAATGGCAGGGGCGTCTAGATTCGCAACAGGCAACGCTACGGCGGGTACGTTGCAAGATCGACCAAGCCGTCGAAGCGTGGCAGCAGACCAAGGCGCTTCTTGTCGAAGCCAGCCAGGAACGCAGGTTACTTGATGCTGTCGCCGACAAACGCCGCGAAGTGCAGCGAGCCGAGGCAGAGCGTCAGGAACAGCGGACCACGGATGAAGGGGCGAGTCGTCGGTATTCCGTTCTAAAAGCGAGCAACTCATGA